ACCCTCTACATATAAATCTAGCAATGCCTGGTCAAAAGTCTGCATGCCTTGTTCGCGTGACTTACCCATGGTTTCTTTCAGTAAATGCAACTCATTTTTAGCAATCAAACTGGCCACTCGAGGGGTATTAATTAACACCTCAATGGCGGCGCGGCGCCCGGTGCCGTCTGATTTAGGAATAAGCTGTTGCGCTACAATGCCACGTAAATTTAACGACAAATCAAACAACAGTTGATTGTGCTTACTTTCCGGTACTAAATGCATAATGCGATCGAGTGCTTGGTTAGCGTTGTTTGCATGCAAGGTTGCCATGCATAAATGACCCGTTTCGGCAAATGACAACGCAAACTCCATGGTTTCTTGAGTACGGATTTCACCAATCAGAATGACATCTGGCGCTTGACGCAAAGAGCTTTTAAGCGCGGCATCAAATGAGTCGGTATCAATACCCACTTCACGCTGAGTAATAATACTTTTACGATGGTTATGCACAAACTCAACTGGGTCTTCAATGGTCAGAATATGTCCGCGAGCATGAGCATTTCGATATCCCACTAGCGCAGCCAACGAAGTCGACTTACCAGTACCGGTACCACCCACCATAATGATAAGACCACGCTTACTCATGACCAAGTCTTTCAAAATAGGAGGGAGTTTTAGGTCATCAACTTCAGGTATTTGGGTTTCGATACGGCGCATAACACAACCGGCTGATTCGCGTTGCCAAAAGGCACTGACACGAAAACGACCTAAATCTTTGGCTGCAAATGCAAAGTTACACTCACTAGTGTCGTGAAATTCTTTCTTTTGAACGTCACTCATCAACGACTCAACAAACACTAATGATTGCTCTGGTGTTAATCGATTATCGGATAGTTGACGTAGCTCTCCGTCGACTTTGGCACTGGGTGGAAAACCAGCAGTGATAAATAAATCAGACGCCTTTTTTTCCACCATCATATTTAAAAACGGACGAACATCCATGATCCCAGTTCCTTAGAAATTAGCTTGTTTATTCGAACTCTTCTGCATCGCATCTTCACGGGTAATTAACCCACGATTAACTAAGTTTTGCAGACATTGATCAAGGGTTTGCATACCGTGAGACATACCCGTTTGAATAGCTGAATACATTTGTGCGACTTTATCTTCACGAATAAGATTTCGAATCGCTGGGGTGCCCATCATGATTTCATGAGCCGCCACTCGGCCACCACCAATTTTCTTGATCAATGTTTGTGAAATAACCGCCTGAAGTGACTCTGACAACATGGTACGAACCATGCTCTTTTCACCTTCAGGGAATACATCGACTATACGGTCAATAGTTTTGGCAGCTGAAGTGGTATGCAAAGTACCGAATACTAAGTGACCCGTTTCAGCGGCGGTCATGGCTAAGCGAATGGTTTCGAGGTCGCGCATTTCACCCACAAGAATAACATCCGGATCTTCACGTAATGCACTTCTTAGGGCTGCATTAAAGCTATGTGTATGTTTGTGAACTTCACGCTGGTTGATTAGGCATTGCTTGTTTTGGTGTACGAATTCTATAGGGTCTTCAATGGTTAAAATATGGTCATGTCGGTTTTCATTTACATAATCGACCATCGCAGCCAATGTGGTTGATTTACCCGAACCAGTAGGCCCGGTTACTAATACTAAGCCACGTGGGAAACTGGCAATTTTCTTAAAAATTTCTGGCGCGCCAAGTTGCTCAAGCGACAAAATGTCAGACGGAATGGTACGGAATACCGCGCCAGCGCCACGCGACTGATTAAAGGCGTTAACACGAAAACGCGCTAGATTAGGCACTTCGAATGAAAAATCGATTTCTAGATGTTCTTCATAGTCTTTACGTTGTTTATCATTCATGATGTCATAGACAAGACTATGAACGCCTTGATGATCTAACGCAGGTAAATTAATTTTTCTTACCTCACCGTCAACGCGGATCATAGGAGAAACGCCTGCTGAAAGATGTAGATCTGATGCTTTGTGTTTTACACTAAAGGCGAGTAATTCAGTGATTTCCATTGTAGAGACATCCATTTAACCAACATTATGACAACAATAGCAGACAGAATATCAATCGCCCAGAGTAGAATTAGTCAAGCGGCGCAAAAGTGTTCACGTTCATCGGCCGAAATAAGCCTATTAGCAGTGAGTAAAACCAAACCGATCAGTGACATCATTGCCGCTTATCAAGCGGGGCAACGTCTATTTGGTGAAAACTATGTCCAAGAAGGCGAAACTAAAATTACTGCCTTGCAGGCTGATTACCCAGATATCGAGTGGCATTTTATTGGCCCGTTGCAATCGAATAAAAGCAAAATTGTTGCCGAACATTTTGATTGGATGCATACCTTAAGTCGTGCCAAAATTGCTCAACGTTTGCATGAGCAACGTCCAAATAACAAGCCGCCATTAAACGTGTGCATTCAAGTCAATATAAGCCAGGAACAATCTAAGTCGGGCGTTAACCCTGAAGATGTCGCCACGTTAGCACTTACTATCGCCTCCTTAAGCAACCTTAAGCTGCGCGGATTAATGGCTATCCCAACCGCGACTGATGACGTACAACTTCAACAACAAGAATTTAGCCAATTAAAGCAACTTTTTGACCAACTTAAGCTGCAATATCCAAGCGTCGACACCTTATCAATGGGTATGAGCGGCGACATGGACATCGCCATCGCCAACGGATCAACCATGGTACGTATCGGCAGTGCGATCTTTGGTGAAAGATAATCAAAAGAACGATGATGATCGGTGACAAGCGGTAGCAAGCGATAGCAAGCGGTAGCAAGCGATAGCAAGCGGTAGCAAGCGATAGCAAGCGGTAGCAAGCGATAGCAAGCGGTAGCAAGCGATAGCAAGCGGTAGCAAGCGATAGCAAGCGGTAGCAAGCGATAGCAAGCGGTAGCAAGCGGTAGCAAGCGGTAGCAAGCGGTAGCAAGCGATAGCAAGCGGTAGCAAGCGATAGCAAGCGGTAGCAAGCGATAGCAAGCGATAGCAAGCGGTAGCAAGCGGTAGCAAGCCATAGCAAGCGGTAGCAAGCGGTAGCAAGCGGTAGCAAGCGGTAGCAAGCGATAGCAAGCGGTAGCAAGCGATAGCAAGCGGTAGCAAGCGATAGCAAGCGGTGACAAGCAAAAAGCGCAGCGTTATCTCGTTATCGCCCTATATCGTTGGTCATCGCTTGTTATCATCTTTATCCCTCTTCACCGCTTGTTATCGCTTGTCGTCTGTTTTACCGACCGTAGCGTCCTAGGGCTGAATTAGGTAACATACACTGCAATTGGACATAAATTCACTCTTTAATTGGATACAGACTTAATGACTCAAGCAAAAGTATGTTTTATCGGTGCGGGCAATATGACTCGTAGCATTATTAGTGGCTTAGTTAAGCATGGCTATCCTAGTGACCTTATTCATGCAACCAATCCAAGCAAGGGTAAATTGGATGCGTTGCAGCAAGATTTTGCGATTCAAGTTTCCCACGATAATTATGCAGCTGCACAAACTGCCGATGTCATCGTGTTAAGCGTAAAACCTCAATTAATGGCAACGGTTTGTGAAGACTTAAGTTCACTGGATTTAGCCAATAAGTTAATCATTACTATCGCTGCAGGTATTCCAGCATCTCGTTATCAAGTCTACTTTAAGCAACCTATTAAACTTATTCGCACCATGCCTAATACTCCGACTCAAATTGGCTATGGTATGACAGGTATTTATGCCGATGACAGTATTTCTGCCGAGCACAAAGGGATTTGTGAAACTTTAATGCAAAGCGGCGGTAAAGTGGTTTGGGTTGATAAAGAAGCGGAATTAGATCAAGTGATAGCCCTTGCAGGCAGCTCTCCGGCTTATTTCTTCTTGTTTATCGAGTCAATGATCGCCTCTGGCGTCAACATGGGCATGGCTGAAGACAAAGCAAGACTCCTTGCCGAGCAAGCCGCTTTGGGGGCCGCGCAGATGGTGATACAAAACCAACAGTTATCGGTAACCGAACTGCGTCAAAATGTTATGTCAAAGGGCGGAACTACAGCTAAAGCCGTTGAAACGTTTCAACAAGGCGGTTTAGTCGAATTGGTCGATAAAGCCATGACAAACTGCGTTGCTAGAGCCCAAGAAATGGCTAAAACATTCTAACGTTATGAGATGAACGATTATTTAACTTACGGTTAACCTCTTTGGTGTAAAATAGTTGCGTAAAACTAAGCTTATAAACACCAAATCTGAGTGATAATCCGTTATATTGTTAACTCAGTTAGTCGTACAGTTAAATATTGACGCAGTTAATTTCAGTGCTAATTCACACTCTAATCTGCGCTCTAATGTAAGTACAAGATTAAGCACTAAATCACATCAACGTAAGGCAACATACATGAATGCAATGAGTTTTTTAGTCAACACTCTGTTTGACTTATACCTAATGATCGTCATTCTTCGTTTTTGGCTACAGCTTGCAAGAGCGGATTTTTATAATCCATTTAGCCAATTTGTGGTTAAAGCGACACAACCGATTATCGCACCAATGCGTCGACTATTACCGTCTGTAGGACGTTTTGATACTTCATCAATGGTACTGGCACTGATTGTCGTGTTGGTCAAAATGTTAGTGCTTACTTTCATTGCAGGGGCAACTGTAGATATTGTTACCTTGTTATTATTCTCAGTGATCTCTGTCGTAAAACAAGCTGGCGTGTTACTTTTTTGGATGTTACTTATCCGCGCAGTATTGAGTTGGTTCAACCAAGGTTATAACCCAATTGTGATGGTGATGACCCAATTAACAGAACCTATTTTAGCGCCAGTACGCAAAGTGCTACCCGCTATTGGTGGCTTAGACCTATCTGTATTAGTGGTATTTATTGCGATGAATTTCATTAATATGTTGTGTGCGCAATATATCCCGTTTTGGTCAATTATTTAGATGTCGAACAAATCTAACTAATGAATCCAGTCAGCTATATTAACGATGAGCAGCAAGGTGACTTGCTGCTTTTTGTGTATGTACAACCCAAAGCCAGCCGCGATCAAATTGTCGGTTTGCACGGTAACGAATTAAAAATAGCTATCACAGCGCCACCGATTGACGGTAAAGCAAATGCTTATCTGTCTAAATACCTTGCAAAAGCCTGTAAAGTGGCTAAAAGTCAGGTTCATATCCTTAAGGGTGAACAAGGTCGTCATAAGCAAATTAAAATATGCCAACCGCAGATTATTCCGCCTGAAATAGCCGCCCTTTTGTGACTGTTTCTCCTATAATAACGTTATAGCTCATGCCCGCTAAGGACTAAATTATGTTCCAATCATTGCGTTTATGTCGCCCATTATTACAAATATTATTGTTGTCACTAATAACGATGACCAGTATCGGCTACGCTCAAGCAGAACAAAAACAACAAGTTGGTAATTTTGATATTCATTACATGGCGCTCAGTAGCACCTTTATTACCCCAGAAATAGCAAAAAACTACGGAATAGAACGCAGTAGTTACAATGGATTGGTGAACATTACCGTGCTCAATACGAATCTAGAAGGACACCCTGCTGTCCCAGTTGAAATTTCAGGAATCGCCAATAACTTAATTGATGCTCGCGTAACTCTGGATTTTAAAGAAATTCGCGAAGGGAAATCCATCTATTACATCGCAGAAGTGCCTTATCGTGATGATCAAGATGTCAATTTTACCATTGCCATTAAGCACGGCAACCAGCTAAACACCTCATTGAAATTCAAACAAAAATTCTATGTAGATTAAGGCCTAAAATCTCGATAACGAGCGAAAGAGCGAAAGAGCGAAAGAGCGCTGCTAGGACGCTTCGCGGCTAGATCCTATACAAGCAAAAAGTGCAGCGTTCGCTCGTCATACTTGCTATCGTTTGTTAACGCCATTACTTCTTGCTACCGCTGTTATCGCTTTTCATCGCTTTTCATCGCTTTTCATCGCCCATTACCGCCGTTTCGCCATTATCTCTTGCTATCGCTGTTACCGCTTGTTATCGCTTTTCATCGCTGTTACCGATCGATATCGCTTTTCATCGCTGTTACCGATCGATATCGCTTTCATCGCCGTTACCGCTTGTCATCGCTTGCAATAGCCTATCGCGGGGTAGTTAGAGTATAATGACGGCAAATTTACCCTCATCTAAAAAACTTATGCATACCTTAGTCAAACAACAAATTGTTCTTGCCAGTGGCAACAAAGGCAAACTTGCCGAATTTGATCAAATGCTGACAGCATTTAATATTGAAGTATTACCACAGAATCAATTTAACGTGACAGAGGTTGCAGAGACAGGCACTACATTTGTAGAGAACGCCATTATTAAGGCTCGTCATGCCGCAGAAATAACCGGTAAAGCTGCAATTGCAGATGACTCAGGTATTGAAGTTGATGCACTACAAGGCCAACCAGGGATTTACTCTGCCCGTTATTCAGGAGCCAATGCAACCGAAACCAGCAATTACCTCAAGCTACTTGATGCATTGCAAGGCGAAACACTTCGAAGTGCCCGTTTCCAATGTGTACTGGTTTATATGCGTCATGCAAAAGATCCTACGCCTATTATTTGCCAGGCTTCATGGGAAGGGACAATCAACCATGCTCCACAAGGCGAGCAAGGCCATGGTTATGATCCCGTATTTATTCCGCAAGGTTTTGAGTGCTCGGCAGCAGAGCTAACTCGTGAACAGAAAAATGCCCATAGTCATCGAGGCAAAGCACTTGAGTTATTAGTGAGTGCCATGAAAGCTCAAGGTATCATTTTATCGAACAGTACATCGAACAATACTTCTGGCGGCCACCAATAAATGATATTGCAATTACCCCCACTTAGCTTGTATATCCATATTCCTTGGTGCGTGCAAAAATGCCCTTATTGCGATTTTAACTCCCACGGCCAAAACGGTGAGTTACCACAGCAACAATATGTCGATGCATTATTAGAAGATTTAAAACAAGACTTGGTGTATGTTCAAGGTCGAAAGGTGCATACCATTTTTATCGGCGGTGGCACGCCATCGTTATTTGATGCTAGTCAAATTCAACGCATACTTGAAGGCGCGCAAGCGTTAATCCCTTTTGAAGATAATATTGAAATCACCATGGAAGCCAATCCTGGCACATTAGAGCACGACGACTTTAGTGCTTACCGCGCAGCGGGTGTCACGCGTTTATCTATTGGGGTGCAAAGTTTTTCAAAAGAAAAACTTAATCTGCTAGGACGTATCCACAATGAAGATGAAGCTAAAGTGGCGGCTGAAAAAGCCAAACAAGCAGATTATTTAAGTTTTAATCTCGACTTAATGCACGGTTTACCAAACCAAAGCTTTGACGAGGCCATGCATGATATCGACACAGCAACGGCTTTAGCTCCACCGCATCTTTCTTGGTATCAACTCACCATTGAACCCAACACCTTGTTTCATTCAAAACCACCACAATTACCAGACGATGAAAACCTGTGGCAAATATACGAGCAAGGTCAGCAGCGCTTAGCGGCATTAGGTTATGAGCAATACGAAATATCAGCCTATGCAAAACCTGGATTCCAATGTCGCCATAATCTTAATTATTGGCAATTTGGCGATTACCTTGGCATCGGTTGCGGCGCCCACGGTAAAATCACCCTGCCCGGCTCAAATCGGATTGTACGTACCGTAAAAATAAAGCACCCTAAAGGCTACCTCGCTGCGGATAAATATACCTTTGAAACCACAGATGTCGTTGAAGAAGACCGCCCATTAGAATACTTAATGAACCGTCTAAGGTTGATGACTCCAATCCCTAAAACTGAATTTGAGCAGCGTACAGGCCAATCTGCAGAGGTAGTAAAACAAGGAATGCAAAAATCAATTGAACGGGGATTATTGACAGAAACCACAACGCATTGGCAATTGACGTCTAAAGGCCACATGTTTGTAAATGATTTGCTGTCTCAGTTTATTTAATTTACCAGTCGATTGAATAAAATAATATGACTCGCGGTTTTCTTTTTCAACCGTTAACTGCGAGTCAATAATCAAAAATCTGCTTCTAGCGCCACAATTTACTTACCTTAAATACACACTTTCTAACATTTCTATTCACACATTTAGGCAAAGCTTGATTAGGATATGCGCTTATAACTTAGGTACTTTGGGAAGATATCAATGTCTATTAAAACTAAAACAACTCTCGTTGCTGTCGCGTTATCAAGCTTATTAAGCGCATCAGTCATTGCGAACTTGCACAACATGCCGCAATTGAGCCAACAAGAAAGTACAGCGACATCAAGCCAACAAACTGAATCAGAAAAAGCCAACGTATTGTTTGAAGCCATTTTTATGGAAAATGTAATGGCGAATCCGGTTAACCAAACTTACCTGGGCATCAAACAAGATTACGGCAAGTGGAATGACTTGTCTGATGCTGCTGCAGATGCTGATTTAGCCCGCAGTAAACAGCAACTAATAAGATTAACTCGCCTTGATGCCAATAAATTAAATGAACAAGCTGCGCTCAGTTATGAACTGTTGAAGGCCAGCTTAGAGCACAGTATTAGCGACGATAAATGGCGTTATCACACCTATCCGATTAACCAAATGTATGGCGTCCATTCTGTGGTGGCTTCATTATTGATTAACCAACATCAAATAACCGATGAAAGTGATGCTAAAGCTTATATTAGTCGTTTGAACGGCATACCAACACTACTTGCACAATTAGAAACCTCATTAGAAATTCGCGCTAAAAAGCATATTATCGCGCCAAAATTTGTTTTCCCATATGTAATTTCCGATAGTAAAAACATTATCACTGGCGCCCCATTTACAGAGACTGGAAAAGACAGCGCGTTATGGGCTGACGCGAACCGTAAGATAAATAAACTCGATATAACCGATGGCAACAAACAAGCCTTATTAGTCGAAGTAAAACAAGCTCTACTGACTAAGGTAAAACCTGCCTATGAGCAGTTAATCACCTATACTAAGTCACTTGAAGCTCGAGCCGATACTCAAGATGGAGCCTGGAAACTGCCTGACGGAGAAGCGTTTTACAATAACGCCCTCGCCCGCACCACTACAACCGATATGACCGCAGACACTATCCATGATCTTGGCTTATCTGAAGTTAAGCGTATTCATGATGAAATGCGGGTCATTATGAAAAAGGTACACTTTGCCGGCAGCTTACAAGAGTTTTTTGTGTTCATGCGCGATGATAAGCAATTTTATTACCCAGAAACTGATGAAGGC
The nucleotide sequence above comes from Shewanella sp. Arc9-LZ. Encoded proteins:
- a CDS encoding YggS family pyridoxal phosphate-dependent enzyme, translated to MTTIADRISIAQSRISQAAQKCSRSSAEISLLAVSKTKPISDIIAAYQAGQRLFGENYVQEGETKITALQADYPDIEWHFIGPLQSNKSKIVAEHFDWMHTLSRAKIAQRLHEQRPNNKPPLNVCIQVNISQEQSKSGVNPEDVATLALTIASLSNLKLRGLMAIPTATDDVQLQQQEFSQLKQLFDQLKLQYPSVDTLSMGMSGDMDIAIANGSTMVRIGSAIFGER
- a CDS encoding YggT family protein, whose product is MNAMSFLVNTLFDLYLMIVILRFWLQLARADFYNPFSQFVVKATQPIIAPMRRLLPSVGRFDTSSMVLALIVVLVKMLVLTFIAGATVDIVTLLLFSVISVVKQAGVLLFWMLLIRAVLSWFNQGYNPIVMVMTQLTEPILAPVRKVLPAIGGLDLSVLVVFIAMNFINMLCAQYIPFWSII
- the yggU gene encoding DUF167 family protein YggU; protein product: MNPVSYINDEQQGDLLLFVYVQPKASRDQIVGLHGNELKIAITAPPIDGKANAYLSKYLAKACKVAKSQVHILKGEQGRHKQIKICQPQIIPPEIAALL
- the rdgB gene encoding RdgB/HAM1 family non-canonical purine NTP pyrophosphatase yields the protein MTANLPSSKKLMHTLVKQQIVLASGNKGKLAEFDQMLTAFNIEVLPQNQFNVTEVAETGTTFVENAIIKARHAAEITGKAAIADDSGIEVDALQGQPGIYSARYSGANATETSNYLKLLDALQGETLRSARFQCVLVYMRHAKDPTPIICQASWEGTINHAPQGEQGHGYDPVFIPQGFECSAAELTREQKNAHSHRGKALELLVSAMKAQGIILSNSTSNNTSGGHQ
- a CDS encoding DUF4426 domain-containing protein gives rise to the protein MTSIGYAQAEQKQQVGNFDIHYMALSSTFITPEIAKNYGIERSSYNGLVNITVLNTNLEGHPAVPVEISGIANNLIDARVTLDFKEIREGKSIYYIAEVPYRDDQDVNFTIAIKHGNQLNTSLKFKQKFYVD
- a CDS encoding DUF885 family protein — encoded protein: MSIKTKTTLVAVALSSLLSASVIANLHNMPQLSQQESTATSSQQTESEKANVLFEAIFMENVMANPVNQTYLGIKQDYGKWNDLSDAAADADLARSKQQLIRLTRLDANKLNEQAALSYELLKASLEHSISDDKWRYHTYPINQMYGVHSVVASLLINQHQITDESDAKAYISRLNGIPTLLAQLETSLEIRAKKHIIAPKFVFPYVISDSKNIITGAPFTETGKDSALWADANRKINKLDITDGNKQALLVEVKQALLTKVKPAYEQLITYTKSLEARADTQDGAWKLPDGEAFYNNALARTTTTDMTADTIHDLGLSEVKRIHDEMRVIMKKVHFAGSLQEFFVFMRDDKQFYYPETDEGKTAYLAQAKSLIDTMESRLDEVFTIKPKAELVVRKVEAFREKSAGKAFYDQPAPDGSRPGSYYANLYKMEAMPKYQMEALAYHEGIPGHHMQIAIAQELQGIPKFRKFGGYTAYIEGWGLYSEYFPKEMGLYADPYSDFGRLSMELWRACRLVVDTGIHAKKWTREQAIAYYVENTPNAESDAIKMVERHIVMPSQATAYKVGMIKILQLREQAKKALGAKFDIREFHTVILKNGPLPLDILEEQVNKWIKQVQSL
- a CDS encoding type IV pilus twitching motility protein PilT, which encodes MEITELLAFSVKHKASDLHLSAGVSPMIRVDGEVRKINLPALDHQGVHSLVYDIMNDKQRKDYEEHLEIDFSFEVPNLARFRVNAFNQSRGAGAVFRTIPSDILSLEQLGAPEIFKKIASFPRGLVLVTGPTGSGKSTTLAAMVDYVNENRHDHILTIEDPIEFVHQNKQCLINQREVHKHTHSFNAALRSALREDPDVILVGEMRDLETIRLAMTAAETGHLVFGTLHTTSAAKTIDRIVDVFPEGEKSMVRTMLSESLQAVISQTLIKKIGGGRVAAHEIMMGTPAIRNLIREDKVAQMYSAIQTGMSHGMQTLDQCLQNLVNRGLITREDAMQKSSNKQANF
- the proC gene encoding pyrroline-5-carboxylate reductase produces the protein MTQAKVCFIGAGNMTRSIISGLVKHGYPSDLIHATNPSKGKLDALQQDFAIQVSHDNYAAAQTADVIVLSVKPQLMATVCEDLSSLDLANKLIITIAAGIPASRYQVYFKQPIKLIRTMPNTPTQIGYGMTGIYADDSISAEHKGICETLMQSGGKVVWVDKEAELDQVIALAGSSPAYFFLFIESMIASGVNMGMAEDKARLLAEQAALGAAQMVIQNQQLSVTELRQNVMSKGGTTAKAVETFQQGGLVELVDKAMTNCVARAQEMAKTF
- the hemW gene encoding radical SAM family heme chaperone HemW — its product is MILQLPPLSLYIHIPWCVQKCPYCDFNSHGQNGELPQQQYVDALLEDLKQDLVYVQGRKVHTIFIGGGTPSLFDASQIQRILEGAQALIPFEDNIEITMEANPGTLEHDDFSAYRAAGVTRLSIGVQSFSKEKLNLLGRIHNEDEAKVAAEKAKQADYLSFNLDLMHGLPNQSFDEAMHDIDTATALAPPHLSWYQLTIEPNTLFHSKPPQLPDDENLWQIYEQGQQRLAALGYEQYEISAYAKPGFQCRHNLNYWQFGDYLGIGCGAHGKITLPGSNRIVRTVKIKHPKGYLAADKYTFETTDVVEEDRPLEYLMNRLRLMTPIPKTEFEQRTGQSAEVVKQGMQKSIERGLLTETTTHWQLTSKGHMFVNDLLSQFI
- a CDS encoding PilT/PilU family type 4a pilus ATPase — protein: MDVRPFLNMMVEKKASDLFITAGFPPSAKVDGELRQLSDNRLTPEQSLVFVESLMSDVQKKEFHDTSECNFAFAAKDLGRFRVSAFWQRESAGCVMRRIETQIPEVDDLKLPPILKDLVMSKRGLIIMVGGTGTGKSTSLAALVGYRNAHARGHILTIEDPVEFVHNHRKSIITQREVGIDTDSFDAALKSSLRQAPDVILIGEIRTQETMEFALSFAETGHLCMATLHANNANQALDRIMHLVPESKHNQLLFDLSLNLRGIVAQQLIPKSDGTGRRAAIEVLINTPRVASLIAKNELHLLKETMGKSREQGMQTFDQALLDLYVEGEISYADALHHADSPNDLRLMIKLRNNEAASSGSMEGITLDMD